Below is a genomic region from Gracilinanus agilis isolate LMUSP501 unplaced genomic scaffold, AgileGrace unplaced_scaffold51820, whole genome shotgun sequence.
GCAGAGGCAgcagctgcagcagcagcagcgcaCGCCGCGCtccgggggggagggggagggggacgaGGACGGGACTCGCCAGTGCAATATGACTTTGGAGGAATTCGCGGCCGGAGAACAGAAACCTGAAGGGTGAGCAGACTGGCAGCGCTGCCCTCTGCGGGCAAAGGGCCGGGCACACTAGGGTGGAGGGGCTTCTGGGGTTGGCAGCTTGGGATGTGGAAAGTACCCTGGTGGGGAGCGAGTGGGCAGTGGCACTTTCCCCGTGGCCGTGCTGGGATGGGAGATTGCGGGGGGCAATGCGAGTGGCCGAGGACCCCAGGGCGGTGTTGGGGGCGGACGGCTTTGCAGAGGTGCGTGCCCAGCTGCGCCCCGCAGGCACCCTGCGTCCCCCGGGGTCGTGGATGTGGGCTCTGGGTGACTGACGGCCCCACTTCCCTTATGCCCACTGTCAGGATGGACAAGGTCGGGGACGCCCTGGAGGAGGTTCTCAGCAAAGCCCTGAGTCAGCGAAGTATCACGGTCGGGGTCTACGAGGCTGCCAAACTTCTCAACGTGTAAGTGGGGCAGGGGCGGCGCGCACCTGTCTCCCCTCCCCGGCATCCCTGGCTCCccacttcccctctcccccccttGTTGCTTGCCGTTATAGGGTAGCCGGGTGAATGCGTGGGGGAGCGCGGCCCTGCGTCAGGGAGCTGGCGTGGCGTGGGCACGGGGGCGGGCAGGCCGGCTGCTCACGGCTGGCCGCCCCTCTCCACCGCAGGGACCCGGACAACGTGGTGCTGTGCCTGCTGGCCGCGGACGAGGACGATGACCGGGACGTGGCCCTGCAGATCCACTTCACCCTCATCCAGGCCTTCTGCTGCGAGAATGACATCAACATCCTGCGGGTCAGCAACCCCGGGCGCCTGGCggagctgctgctgctggggACAGGTGGTCCGGCTAGCGCCGCcgcggccgccgccgccgccgaaCAGCCCCCCGACCTGCACTGCGTCCTGGTCACGGTGAGCGAGCCACTGGGGCCGGCCGCGGCGGAAGGCCACCTGCGGGCGGccggggcggggggagggggccGCCGCTTTCATCACCCAGATGTGCCCCGGCCGGAACATGCCCCAACACGTCGCAGCTTCTCCCTGAGAGATCCCGAGGCATGAGTCAGCGCCCGGCTCTCctgctgcctccctccctccctcccgagACTAATTCCTGTAGCCGAGCAGATTAGATAAAGCCAAATAAATTCCTGGCTCTCCCTCATTAAGGAGTCACCTCCACTGTCTGCCAGGCCGGCTATAAATAGCCACCGAGCCCCAGGGGGGGACCAGGGCGGAAAATTCCCTGAAAACCGTCTTCCTGAGAAAAAGGGGGGGCCGCCCCCAGCCCCCACTTCACTTCCTTCTGCCCCTTTAAATGGGCATGTTTGTACAGTTTGGGGGCGGCAGTGTGGAGCCGAGCCTGGGAGGGCGGTCCCGGCCTTAGGGCCGTGCCCCGAAGCCAGGGGGCTGGTCACCTTCCCGTGGGCAGACTTAGCCTCGGGGCACCCATGGCCGGCTGTGTGGCCAGCCTCGTGTTCAGAGCCAGGGGACTGGCCTCGGAGAGGCTTGGATCCGTTCCAGGAAAAGAATCAGGAGAGCCGGCCAGCCCAGAGAGCGCTGGTTCTGTGTGGGGTGACGCCTGGCTTCCAGATCCGGAAGCCCTGCCTGGGGCTTTCCTGGAAGCCCCGGGGCTGGGGGCGGCCGGCCGAGCTGGCTTTTAAGCGGTGCCAGTGTGGGGGTCACTATTGTCCGCTCTCTCTGCAGAACCCGCACTCGTCCCAGTGGAAGGATCCAGCCTTGAGCCAGCTGATCTGCTTCTGCCGGGAGAGCCGCTACATGGACCAGTGGGTCCCGGTGATCAACCTCCCCGAGCGGTGAGGGCGGCCCCCCAGGACCCGAGCCCAGCCGTCCGGAAGTTTTGAATCTCTTTCTAGTTACTCCAGCCCTCCCCACACTGCCACGGATTACCGACATTGTTAAGGCCTGGGGCTGCGAGCCCCCCACCCACCCGGGCGGGCCGCACGCTGCTGACTTTGCCGAAGGCAGGAGAAGAGGGCGAAGGCCCGAGCTGTTTGGACACCCACTGAGTAGGCTGAAGGAAGCCAAGCCTTTCTTTTGGCCCAGAACCTGCGGGAGGGGAAGCGGCTGCACTTAGTTGGCGGAGGGGCCCGGCTGCAGCCTCGAGGCTGTGGCGAGGCCCGCGCGGATTTCTGGGTTTCTGGGCCCTTCCATCCCCcgccctcctttcctctctctccaggGCTGTTTCACTGAGTTGTACTAAGTTATTTGTGACAAAGCCAGGGGTTATTTATGCTCATTTGGGGATACCTGCAATAAACTATTGAGGGCCCCCCGGCACTCTCTGCTGCTTGGGGCGGGGAAttctgggaggggagggggagggagacaggctCCCGGCTGGGCTCCTTGGGGGGCGTCTCTATCTTTGCAAATGTCGCGGAGTCCAGGACTTCCTGCTCCGGCCTGCCTTAATCTTGCCCTTTGCAGGGGTGCCTTATCTGGGGAACAGCGGGGCCACGGGGCCTGGCAAACATTGCTGGGATTTCTGGGACCCCGGGCCGGGGGCGGCCTGAATTCTCCCCTGtgtgagaaggaaaaggggaggggggggagagcCAGCCCCGGGAGCTGGAAGGCTCTGGGCCTCTGCCAGAGACCTTGGCACCAGGTACATGAGCTCAGGGCTGCTCTAGCCCCGGGGAAGAGCGCCGTCCTCCCACAGCCCAACCAAtgggcttcccccccccccccaccttccccCTCCAGAGCGAGTTGAGGGAGGGAGTCCCAGCACCCGCAGCCCCCTGCTGCATCAGCAAAAACCtgggccctcccctcccccagggcCATATGCTTCTGGCCTCCACACCTGCTGGACCTTGGGCTTTTCTTCTGTTGATTGTAAACTCCATCAGCCGGTGGGTGGGGGTGGCTGGCTTCTTGGAATTCGTGTACTCCCAGCTGAGGTTTTTAACCTGCTGGCTCCGGGAAGGGCCACTTGGGGCCAGATGGGGGATTGCACCGCGTAGGGAAAGCCCAGTGTGGAAGCTGCCTCCACCCAAGCCGGCTGGCACAGACTTCCGTCCCTGTTTGTCCCCAGTCACAGTGCCAGAGTCCAGAGCCCAGGACCTCAGGAGGGGTTATGGCGGCCACCCCCTGTGTGCCCTCTGGGGGTTAACTTCCTAAAAGGGGTGCAGATTGCCATCCACTGCCCAGCTGGGTATGTGTGAGGCAGCACTAGAACTCGGGCCTTGGTAGCCTGCCCCGGTCAGCCCTCCAGGCCCAATGcaggggccagctaggtagctcaggcaCGGAGACcgggagggtcctgggttcaaatctgactgtgtggtggtcctggacaagtcactttacccccaatggcctagccctgctctcccttctgccttaggactgaCACTCAAACAAGGTTGGGGTGAGAACCCGCGACCTCAAACTGAGACCCTGAGGGGCTCCGGGCTCCCGGGACGAGCCAGGGCTCTTCAGTCACTGCCTAGGAAGGGAGCCTTGGCCGGTGCTCTTGGGCTGGGGCGCTCCACAGTAATCTAATCAGCCCAGGTGATTGTAAACATGGCCGCCGGTGGCCTGAAGGCTCCGCCAAAGGCTGCAGCCTCACTCCCTCAGCTGGCACCATCAAGCTGACCTGCAGCCCGCACCACGCTCCCCCTTTTAATgctggcggcggcggcggcggcgggggggggggggcagactccgccccccaccccgcccccatGCCAGAGCGGCCGGAGATCTCAgtcctggggaggggggagggccgAAGGGCTAATCTCATCTCTTGGCTGTTGGGATTTCTTAATCTAGGAGCCTCCGCTGAAGTGAGAAAGGGGCCCAGCCCTCCCTCCGGGAGTCTCTGCCGGGGCCCAGGCTTCCCACACAGGCCCCAAGGGCATGGCTGGCaaaagggaggggggggggcGACCAGGGGCGGAGCGCGGGGCAGCCCCAgcagcctccccccaccccactctgATGGCCTCGGATAAGACAGTCACGCTATTGGAAAAGGGCCCACCCAGCCCACAAACTCTGGGGAGGAcctgctttttctgcatctgtaaaatgggcctgATAATAGCTCCCAGCTCCCTTCTGTTCCGATGGACTAAAGAGATGAGGTGTGGGAAGGCTCGCGGTTACTGTGAGGATTCTGCCTCTGTGAGGGAAGGATCTATGGGATCAGTTCTAGGGAGTTCCTTGGGACTAGCAGAGACTCgtccaaggtcacttagctagtcCCGGGCACCCTGATCCTCAGCCGGGCAATCGCTAaggcctctcccttcctccccttgcTGCTGCTGTTCCTTCTAGGAGACACTCCGGGTCCCAAGTCCAGGCCTCAGGCTGGGCCCCGAGGCTGAGCCGCCCCTCCTCCTGCGCCTCCCGTTTCAGATTTCACTTTCTGCGGGGAGCCCTCTGGTTACCCCTCAGTTATCTTCTGGGGGTGCAGCCCCTGCCCGCAGGCTTGCTGGCTGCAACTTTCCCCTGCTAGACTTTCAGCTCCcggagggcagggactctcttcCGCCTCTCTGCTTGGGGGCAGCACTTGGCTCCTGTGCCGGGtacacagtaggtgattaatcCATGCTTGCTGGCTTCAGGGGTCTGCTTTAATAATAACAGCAGCCTCGTACCCGGTGCTCTGGGCTCGCAAAGGGCTCTGg
It encodes:
- the GADD45A gene encoding growth arrest and DNA damage-inducible protein GADD45 alpha isoform X2, with product MTLEEFAAGEQKPEGMDKVGDALEEVLSKALSQRSITVGVYEAAKLLNVDPDNVVLCLLAADEDDDRDVALQIHFTLIQAFCCENDINILRVSNPGRLAELLLLGTGGPASAAAAAAAAEQPPDLHCVLVTNPHSSQWKDPALSQLICFCRESRYMDQWVPVINLPER
- the GADD45A gene encoding growth arrest and DNA damage-inducible protein GADD45 alpha isoform X1, encoding MTLEEFAAGEQKPEGDPDNVVLCLLAADEDDDRDVALQIHFTLIQAFCCENDINILRVSNPGRLAELLLLGTGGPASAAAAAAAAEQPPDLHCVLVTNPHSSQWKDPALSQLICFCRESRYMDQWVPVINLPER